A stretch of DNA from Coccidioides posadasii str. Silveira chromosome 4, complete sequence:
GGTGGGCCCCGCGACGAGTCCATATTGACCAGATAATTTCAAAAGTTCGCCCTCAAATACGTTGAAATTCGCTGGTACCTATTAATCGAGATTCCCGAAGTGCCTGGACAGCTTGACATTCACAAGTCGTGAGAGTTTGGCTGGTCACTAACTAGCTTATGTAACTGAATACCTAGGCACGAACGAGTTAACTGCCAAGTACGTAGAAAGTTCACTAGCAACCTAACCCGATGCGGAGTAGGTTGTTGCGAAAGAGAGTGTAGTCACATGATCTCCGTTGGATGAGGCGGAAGCTCCAAAAATTGAACCTGCTTTTGGAAATACTAGTCGAAGAACTCATTGCAAGGCCTATCACTTTGTCGAATGATACCATCTTGACACTATGGCAACTTTGGCAGATGAGCTACTAAACGATTTCGAGGAGTCCGACTCGGAAATCGAGGCGAAAGAAGAATGGTTACATGCCGACTCCTCAGAAGCGGCGGGCGAGCCGCCCTTCAAAGGGTCGACGATGGGCATAGGGGACGATGGGGACAAGGAGCTGCATGATAATACTATCATGACAAACACATCAATTGTGAATAATGCCTTGGctgaagaaggagaagagcaTGAAGACGCAAAAGCCTCTGTTGAAAAAATGCAATTCACTGGAATTAGtgacgtacggagtattgcACGATTGATGAAAACATTGCAACCTATTTTAGAGGTAAGTATTGAGTTGTCCACCCTGTTAGTCTTCTTAAAAACTTACTAGCTCACATATGGCAGCGAGAAGACATGCTAACGATGTCCATTGGACTCCCAGAAAATCTCCTATTACCGGTCCTTACCGTCGGAGCCGCAACCGATGTCTACCGGCTCCATCGAAGATAATCCAGAGTATTATCTTCTTACAGAATCGAATTCCCTCTCCACATCCATCGACAATGAGATTATATTAGTCCATAAGTTCATTAGGGATCATTACTCTACCAGGTTTCCAGAGCTTGAAACCCTAATCACCAACCCTTTAGACTACGCAAAGACAGTTGCCATATTGAGGAATGGTCCGCTAAATGATATAAAGTCACTGGCTTCTTCGACAGATAACTTGGTTGGAGCGACTTTGAGATCTGTCCTGGATGGTCCTCTGCTGATGGTAGTAGCGGTGGAAGGAACAACCACGCGGGGAAGGGAGTTGTCTAGCTCAGAGCTTCAAATTGTCCTGGACGCATGTGAGATGATGCTGTCGCTTGACAAAGCCAAATCAGTTCTTACCGACTATGTCCAATCACGGATGAATATTTTTGCGCCGAATCTAACCGCTCTTATTGGCTCTCTTACTGCTGCACAACTCCTCAACTATGCTGGAGGTCTCACTGGCTTAGCCAAGATGCCATCATGCAATATCCCACCATTAGGTTCGAAGAAGCAGACTCAGGCTGGGTTTGCTACTAACGTTGGAGTTAGACACCAAGGCTTTTTATTCCATTCACCTATTATCCAAGGTATTCCAAATGATTTGAAACGGCAGGCAATGCGGATAGTGTCAGCAAAAGTGGTCCTCGCGGCCCGTGTTGATAGAGTGCATAGCAGTCGAGATGGCTCAACAGGGGAAGAATTAAAGCAGGCTTGTCTTGAACGCCTCGAGAAACTGGCAGAACCGCCTCCGAATAAGGGAACTCGGGCACTACCCGCACCTGACGATAAACCTTCTAGGAAGCGTGGTGGACGCAGAGCGcggaaagcaaaagaagccACGGCCATGACGGAGTTGCGGAAAGCTCAGAATCGCTTAGCATttggcaaagaagaaaaggaagtcGGCTACGGTACTGGAGAAGGTACCAAGGGTCTGGGTATGCTTGGTCAGGAGAATTTGGGACGAATTCGCGCCGCCCAAATTGATCAAAGAACAAAAGCCAAACTCAGCAAATCAAATAAAGGATGGGGTGCTACATCAGCGGTGGGCGGAACTGTATCGTCGCTGCGCGGCTTCGGCCAGGGGGCTGGCAATGCATCTGTATTGCGTAGCCAGGGACTACGCACTGCAGGAGTAGGACCGTCTGTGGGGTCAGGAATAGCGAGCACAATTGCTTTCACCCCAGTCCAAGGTTTGGAACTGGTGGACCCGAAGGCACAAGCCGAACTTAACAGAAAGCGCAAGGCTGAAGAAGACAGGTGGTTTAAAAGTGGGACATTCACTCAAGTTGGTAGCCAAAGTTCTGAAAACGGAGGCTTTAAAGTCCCGCAATTACCACCACTTAAAAAAACAAACACTGTCAACAGTAAAATggcaccaccaccaccacttAAAAGATGAGAACAGTTTGAATATCTTTTCTATTGTTGAAGTTTTTGGCATTGTAAGTCAGCGCAGTGAAATCTGTGCAGGTAAAATTAAAACTTTCGTATAACTTCATTCTGTTCAAACCATCAAAATGGTCCATGGGGTTTACATCGGTATCTGCTCCCTGACTTTGAAGTATACTCCCTTAGATATGCCTCACTTTCTGTTTACTACGACCTGAAGTTTTCCTTAGCCATAGTCAAAATATATGTGACCGTGTGTAGGTAATTCTTGCTCTGCATTTACATTTTACAGTAGGATTGGTATTAACAAGACTCAACAGCACATAATCTGGCAGCTGAAGCTAGCAGCGGGGAATGCTAGGGAAAACTCAAACTCAGGTTATAATAACCCTACACAACTGGGGCTCTGGTGAGCAAGAAATTCACTTCCCGCACAATAGCAATTGCCCAGCTGCCCCTGATCAAGTAGAAACTGCTGCTATGCCACAAACCATAGCTTCTACCATACAAAGCAAAGTGTATTATTCAGCTGCCGCTAAATTAACTAAGCTTTGTGGCAGCCGGGCAATTCGATGTGCAGCAAAATAAAAAGCTTACAACATCCGCCATGCTCCATTCTCCCCATGGGAAAGCAAGGAAATGGAAAAAcgaaaaaataaaataacgTTGAATCCAATGCGACACCGGCAGGATTCGAACCTGCGCGCCCGAAGGCAATGCCTAGTTGCTGAGTCAAAGGGGTAGCAGGGCATCGCGTTAACCACTCCGCCACAGTGTCCTGATTAGTAATGTCCTAATTAAAAATTAGGACACTAATGAGTTACATTTTTAAAGTAACTAATCAACAAGCCAACGAGCATCCCTACCGGGCGAGCAGCAAAATCACAGTATTCCAACTAGTTAATTAGATTTTATTTCAAATTATCTACACTAAACAACCCCTAATTGAATCAAATTAAATTAAACTAGGATTAGGAGATCTTATTCTTGTATGCTATTGTATTAGAGATATTTGAATTTGGTGGCCGACTCGTTTGGGTGGCCGGGTCGTATGTGGATTACGTTAGATCATTTAGATTACTAaacagagtactccgtactcggTAGAACCTGATGTATCCTTTACCCAGGTATGATAATTCAGGCtgggtactccgtagtttcTGATCCAAACTCTCCATGGAAGAACTTAGGTAAAGGAATTGTGACAAGAAGCAACTTTGATGTTATGAATTGAGAGAATCAAACTGTTCTCTGTAAACCAGAAAATCCATGTTGAGAGAGTGGAAAGCTGTAGTTATGTTGCGCTGGAGCACGGAGTCTGCTTCAGCACGGAGTCTGGTCGATTCAGGAGCCAAGCCTGtgcggagtacagagtattcCGTAACTCACCTTGTTAGCAAGGTAGTGATTTGTATGAACGCTGTATGgacagagtactccgtaaccaCCCCGTacatagttaactagttagttaactaactactcTCCGTGCCCCTCCAAACTGAAGAATTCTCCGAATCCCACAACTTTCAAATCTATCCACACACCCCCTCTGCAAACATCCTCACCTTTTGACATATTCGCAACTATCATCTATTTGCTTGCCTCCCCAAGTAAGTTTGCTAATTATTCTGCTTTGACTATATCAAATCATCACGCTCATTTTCCTCTTAACAGAGCTTGCTAGCCTTAACCCCGCCAAAGACATTTCATCAATATGGCTGCTCCTGCCCACAAGTTCAAGGTCGCCGACATCGTATGTTCATACAATCCTCGATTTTGGTTTCCTCAAGTTCAGTAAGCTGAATGTTTTCTAGTCGTTGGCTGCCTTTGGGCGCCGCGAAATTGAGCTCGCGGAAATTGAAATGCCTGGTCTTATGGCTATCCGCCGAAAGTATGCTGAGGATCAGCCATTGAAAGGGGCTCGTATCGCTGGCTGTCTTCATATGAGTGGGTCTATATGCAGAGAGTGAAGCCACAATTTTCTCCGCGCTGACTCGTGTCCCAAGCTATCCAAACTGCCGTTCTAATTGAAACCCTCAAAGCCCTTGGTGCTGAGGTCACTTGGTCAAGTTGTAACATTTTCTCCACTCAAGATCATGCAGCTGCCGCAATTGCTGCTTCAGGAACCCCAGTGTGCGTTATATTCCCGAGTTTACTGTGGCTGTCGGAGCGAATCTTACCTAACCGGCTGCAGATTCGCCTGGAAGGGAGAGACCGAGGAAGAATACGATTGGTGTATTGAACAACAACTCTTTGCATTTAAGGATGGGAAGAAACTCAACTTGATTCTTGATGATGGTGGTGATTTGACATCGCTAGTGCACAAGAAATACCCTGAGATGCTTAACGACTGCTACGGCTTGTCAGAAGAGACCACAACTGGTGTCCACCACCTCTATCGGATGTTAAAAAACAAAGAACTCCTGGTTCCAGCAATCAATGTGAATGACTCCGTGACAAAGTCAAAGTTCGATAACCTTTACGGTTGCAGAGAATCACTTATCGATGGCATCAAGCGCGCGACCGACGTCATGATTGCGGGTAAGATCGCCGTCGTCGCTGGATTTGGTGATGTGGGCAAGGGATGTGCTCAGGCACTCCACAGCATGGGTGCCCGGGTCATTGTCACCGAAATTGACCCCATCAACGCGTTGCAGGCTGCAGTCGCTGGCTATGAAGTCACAACAATGGAAGAGGCCGCCCCACTGGGCCAAATCTTTGTCACGACCACCGGCTGTCGCGATATTTTGACCGGATCTCACTTTGAAGTGATGAAGAACGATGCAATTGTCTGCAGTAAGTAGATCAAACTAGCCCTATAGATTACATTCTAATCCCTTTAGATATTGGACATTTCGATATTGAAATTGACGTTGCTTGGCTTAAGGCCAATGCCAAATCCgttcaaaacatcaaaccCCAGGTTGACCGCTTCCTCATGCCTTCTGGTCGACACATCATCCTCCTTGCAGAGGGCAGACTGGTTAATCTCGGCTGTGCCACTGGACATTCTTCTTTCGTGATGTCTTGCTCCTTTTCTAATCAGGTTCTGGCCCAAATCATGCTTTACAAGTCTGAAGATGCCGAGTTTGGCAAGAAGCACGTCGAGTTCGGCGTGACTGGTAAGCGTGAAGTCGGCGTTTACGTGCTTCCAAAAATTCTCGATGAGCAAGTCGCGTTGCTCCACCTTGAACATGTCAACGCCAAGTTGTCAAAACTTACTCCAAAACAGGCAGAATACCTGGGATTAGATATGGAGGGTCCGTTCAAGAGCGAAATGTAAGTTTTCCTACTTTCCTACTAGCCTCGACCCTTGCGAGTAAAGGCGTTTGGTGCTCATTGAGGTCCCACAGCTACCGATATTGATCGCATTGGCTTAACCCGATATCGGCTCAACTATTTCGCACCACGCGAGAATTTTCAACATGAGGCTACGATGTTATGAACCAGAAGGATGGCTCTTCTGTTGGTCATAGATTTGAACCGTCACAAAAAGCGGATTGTCCTTCAACGGCAAAATCATGGGATGTTACGAAGATCATTGGGGGGTCGGGGTTCAAGTTCTGGTCGGGGTATATTGAATCTTGGGCTTTGTTGAAAACCTGTTTCATTATTGATAAAAGCCACATTTCTCAGATGGGT
This window harbors:
- the PRP31 gene encoding U4/U6-U5 snRNP complex subunit prp31 (BUSCO:362218at4751~EggNog:ENOG410PI6D~COG:A~BUSCO:4704at33183); amino-acid sequence: MATLADELLNDFEESDSEIEAKEEWLHADSSEAAGEPPFKGSTMGIGDDGDKELHDNTIMTNTSIVNNALAEEGEEHEDAKASVEKMQFTGISDVRSIARLMKTLQPILEKISYYRSLPSEPQPMSTGSIEDNPEYYLLTESNSLSTSIDNEIILVHKFIRDHYSTRFPELETLITNPLDYAKTVAILRNGPLNDIKSLASSTDNLVGATLRSVLDGPLLMVVAVEGTTTRGRELSSSELQIVLDACEMMLSLDKAKSVLTDYVQSRMNIFAPNLTALIGSLTAAQLLNYAGGLTGLAKMPSCNIPPLGSKKQTQAGFATNVGVRHQGFLFHSPIIQGIPNDLKRQAMRIVSAKVVLAARVDRVHSSRDGSTGEELKQACLERLEKLAEPPPNKGTRALPAPDDKPSRKRGGRRARKAKEATAMTELRKAQNRLAFGKEEKEVGYGTGEGTKGLGMLGQENLGRIRAAQIDQRTKAKLSKSNKGWGATSAVGGTVSSLRGFGQGAGNASVLRSQGLRTAGVGPSVGSGIASTIAFTPVQGLELVDPKAQAELNRKRKAEEDRWFKSGTFTQVGSQSSENGGFKVPQLPPLKKTNTVNSKMAPPPPLKR
- the SAH1 gene encoding S-adenosyl-L-homocysteine hydrolase (BUSCO:174653at4751~EggNog:ENOG410PG05~COG:H~BUSCO:5946at33183) — translated: MAAPAHKFKVADISLAAFGRREIELAEIEMPGLMAIRRKYAEDQPLKGARIAGCLHMTIQTAVLIETLKALGAEVTWSSCNIFSTQDHAAAAIAASGTPVFAWKGETEEEYDWCIEQQLFAFKDGKKLNLILDDGGDLTSLVHKKYPEMLNDCYGLSEETTTGVHHLYRMLKNKELLVPAINVNDSVTKSKFDNLYGCRESLIDGIKRATDVMIAGKIAVVAGFGDVGKGCAQALHSMGARVIVTEIDPINALQAAVAGYEVTTMEEAAPLGQIFVTTTGCRDILTGSHFEVMKNDAIVCNIGHFDIEIDVAWLKANAKSVQNIKPQVDRFLMPSGRHIILLAEGRLVNLGCATGHSSFVMSCSFSNQVLAQIMLYKSEDAEFGKKHVEFGVTGKREVGVYVLPKILDEQVALLHLEHVNAKLSKLTPKQAEYLGLDMEGPFKSEIYRY